In the genome of Malania oleifera isolate guangnan ecotype guangnan chromosome 5, ASM2987363v1, whole genome shotgun sequence, the window ctctaatttttctttcccttctctcaTCTCCTTGACCATCTTCTTGAAACATTCATTCAACTCTTTGAACTTTTCATTGATGGTTGAATAGTGACCTATCGCCATGCTCATTTCATCAAGAGGCTTTTTCCATTGGAATAGTAGTTGCTTTATGAATTGAGTAGGCTGAAAGTTCTTCTTGTCCAGGAGCTAtaatggttatgtgatttattgaTGGTGGTGCTTGTTGTTTCTATAAAATCTCCTCAAGGATCCCTTCGATCCACCTTTATAATGAGCTTAACTGGCCATGAGTCACTAGTTCATATGGTGTAGGTTTTAGAAGACCATCTGCCCCCTAACTTTGAATGATTCGACTAGAGGGTTAGTTTGCTTCTCTAGAGCAACTTTCTTCGACTTCGCTGACAACATATCTAAGGTTGCAAGGATGACTACATATGTCTCAAGTGGAGTCGCCAATTCTGTTAATGCTTGAAATTAAATATATTGCCACTCTAGAGGTAGATTAAATTAGAGGTTGGTTAGGAATCCTTCTCACTCTTGATCTACAAAATCAAAGAAGGGCTCTTGAGAGGTCTTGGTGAACTCCGGGGGACCTCTCTAATGTCTAAATTAGTCAAATTGTTCTCGGATcaatgtgtgtgtgcgtgtgtgtgtgtgtgtgtgtgtgtgtgtgtgtgtgtgagagagagagagagagagagagagagagagagagagagagatgtgtgAGAATAAAAAGAGTATACTTGGATCCCCTCTTGGTGAGCTTACCTCCCCCTTTCATCTTTCATCCTATTCCCTCATAACTGCCTTGGAGACGTGGTCCCCTTCCTTTCGGATGTGGTTCACTTTCCTTTTCTGAGAGCTTAAGCTTCTTCGTGAGAGTGGACAGTTGAGTCCCCACTGTGAGCATATGATTCCCTTATTAGGTAGTTAAAATAATTGATGTGTTAAATGGATGAGATCTACAAAAGAGTTTCTTTTAGGCTAAGTTGGCTTTGGTCAACTCGATTTAAGAAGGTTTTGAGCAGCTTggtatgtggggtccacaagcagctTAGTAAGTGAGCCCCACTGCTAGGTCAGTTCAAAGAAGGTTGTGAGCAGCTCTGTTAGTGGGCCCTACAACGTGGTCAATTCAGAGAAGGCTACAAGTAGCTCAATTAATGGGTCTCAAAACTCGGTCAATTAAACCAAAATAATGCACAAATTAAGTTTTGATGCGCTTCAATTAATGAAGGGGTAGAAGGTACATGAAGCTTATTCAAAGTAGAACCTATATGTAGTGTGCTTGTGCATATACAGGTTCTATGGTAGAAGCTGAAATCAACCTGTAACCCACGAGTTCAGTATAATTCAATTTTAGGTTATTGCTCCCAATAATTTTCATAACCAATTATATAAATAATCTTCACAGATTAACACGTTCAAAGGATGGAGTTTCTAGCTGTGAAACCTACCACGAACGTACCAACCCATGCGCACCACTAGCTGGAAATTAACAGATGGGGACAAGCCCTAATTATTAAGTCATCTGATGAAATGATaagataataaaataatcatatatattCAATTTATCACTTTCTTATATATGATCATATTGGGTAGGGAGACCCATGCACCATCCCCGTTTTTCTATTGCGACttgtgtatttatatattttttattttcccgaaaactatatATGTTCCCACCTGCTTCCATGTGCAGATTTGCTTATATCCTAAACATACTTCTTTAGGGTTTTGATGGGAAGATCATAAACAATATTACGCCAGTGAATCTCATCCGCAGGATCGATCCAGGGTGCTTGTTCACTGATAGAGACCAGAGAGTGaaactatttttttattattattctgcaaataaaataaaaacaaaaacaatggaAGTTAAGTAGTTTTCTCTCTGTTACTCAAATGGTCACACTTTCCACAGCCTTTCATGGCTGTGCAGTCGCCGTTGAATCCAAAATACAAACTACAAACTCCAAACAACACCCAACCCCACGCACTTTCCCCatgtctctccctctctctccagACACTACTCCAATATAAAGCCTGCATCCACTTTTCTTCACATTTGTCCTAGTCGCAGGTGAAATAACAAGAGCCAAGATcgagaaaaatcaaaaaatgccGAGCACTAGTCTAGGAAAAAACCTCCATCTCTGCTTCTCCAAGATCAGAACCCCTCTTGAAACCCCAGAAGACGATTACCGCCGTCCATTACCCGCCGCCACCACCGATGCCGCCTCCACCTCCGCCACCGCATCTATTCTAATCAAGAACTTCAATTCTCTCTACGAAAACAGCGCCGACGACCCGGCCTCCTCGACCGACTACGACGTCCCCGACACCACCCCAGACTTCGCCGCCATCTTCGCCTCACAGCgcttcttcttctcctccccCGGCCGGTCCAACTCCATAATCGAGTCGTCGCGGCCGGAGCCCGACACCCTCGTCGGCGGAAGCGTCGCCATCCCCACGTACTCGCCGGATCCGTACATGGACTTCCGCAGATCCATGCAGGAGATGGTGGATGCACGGGGGCTGATGGACGTTAAAGCTAATTGGGATTATCTTCATGAGCTTCTGTTGTGCTATCTCGCTCTCAACCCTAAGACCGCCCACAAGTTCATCATTGGTGCGTTTGCAGATCTTCTCGTCAGCCTCATGTCAGCGCCGGAAGGCGG includes:
- the LOC131155628 gene encoding transcription repressor OFP12-like; translation: MPSTSLGKNLHLCFSKIRTPLETPEDDYRRPLPAATTDAASTSATASILIKNFNSLYENSADDPASSTDYDVPDTTPDFAAIFASQRFFFSSPGRSNSIIESSRPEPDTLVGGSVAIPTYSPDPYMDFRRSMQEMVDARGLMDVKANWDYLHELLLCYLALNPKTAHKFIIGAFADLLVSLMSAPEGGADQERDFAGGGCKISRQLF